In one window of Bradyrhizobium diazoefficiens DNA:
- a CDS encoding outer membrane protein, producing MKKVLLASACLFALAAPASAADLAARPYTKAPVAMASVYNWTGFYLGLVGGGAWEDSSSPRMQGGFVGGTAGYNWQTGNVVFGLEADGAWADVNASATALGITVSSKTDAMGTVRGRIGYAVNQILFYGTGGYAWIDNKISLSALGVTASDSKWHSGWTVGAGVEAFIAPQWSIKGEYLYRSLGGETYFSGALPTGTLNFHTVQFGVNYHFNGPIVAKY from the coding sequence ATGAAAAAGGTTTTGTTGGCTTCGGCCTGTTTGTTCGCACTCGCCGCTCCGGCTTCGGCCGCCGATCTCGCGGCGCGCCCCTACACCAAGGCTCCGGTCGCTATGGCCTCGGTCTACAACTGGACCGGTTTCTACCTCGGTCTCGTTGGCGGCGGCGCCTGGGAAGATTCGAGCAGCCCCCGGATGCAGGGCGGCTTCGTCGGCGGCACCGCCGGCTACAACTGGCAGACCGGCAACGTCGTGTTCGGCCTCGAGGCCGACGGCGCCTGGGCTGACGTCAACGCTTCGGCCACCGCGCTCGGCATCACCGTGTCCTCCAAGACCGACGCGATGGGCACCGTGCGCGGCCGCATTGGCTACGCCGTCAACCAGATCCTGTTCTACGGCACCGGCGGCTACGCCTGGATCGACAACAAAATCAGCCTCTCCGCGCTCGGCGTGACCGCGTCGGACAGCAAGTGGCACTCGGGCTGGACCGTCGGCGCGGGCGTCGAAGCGTTCATTGCTCCGCAGTGGTCGATCAAGGGCGAGTACCTCTATCGCAGCCTCGGCGGCGAGACTTACTTCAGCGGCGCCCTGCCGACCGGCACGCTCAACTTCCACACCGTGCAGTTCGGCGTGAACTATCACTTCAACGGCCCGATCGTCGCCAAGTACTGA
- the gyrA gene encoding DNA gyrase subunit A, whose protein sequence is MADDDNKKPGDEPERSDIRPVSIFEEMKKSYLDYAMSVIVARALPDARDGLKPVHRRILYSMHEQGHTPDKKYVKSARVVGDVIGKYHPHGDQSIYDAMVRMAQDFSMRVPLIDGQGNFGSVDGDPPAAYRYTEARLTKSALALLADIDKDTVDFQPNYDNNETEPSVLPAKFPNLLVNGAGGIAVGMATNIPPHNLGEVIDACVALIDNPALTIDELTNIVPGPDFPTGGIILGRAGIRAAYHLGRGSIVMRGKVAIETIRKEREALIITEIPYQVNKATMVERIAELVKEKKIEGIGDLRDESDRDGYRVVIELKRDAVPDVVLNQLYRFTPLQTSFGVNMVALDSGRPRIMHLKDLLAIFVDFRERVVTRRTKYLLAKARDRAHILVGLAIAVANIDEMIRVIRTSPDPTTARDTLMSRDWPARDVEDMLTLIDDPRHRISEDGTIRLSMEQARAILDLRLQRLTALGRDEIGDELSKLAVEISDYLDILRSRARVLDIVKTELAEVRAEFATPRKTVIMEQEGEVEDEDLIQREDMVVTVSHAGYVKRVPLSAYRAQRRGGKGRAGMQTRDEDFVSRLFVASTHTPVLFFSSRGQVYKEKVWRLPMAAPNARGKALINILPLEQGERITTIMPLPEDESTWGNLDVMFATTGGNVRRNKLSDFVDVRRSGIIAMKLDDNEAIVDVQICTERDDVLLTGAGGQCIRFPVTDVRVFTGRTSMGVRGIALGDGDKVISLAILRHVETSSDERSAYLKMRRAVAGEAAAEEPAVDAEAEETSGSFQLSQERYIEMSAAEQVVLTVSVNGFGKRTSSYEYRTTGRGGKGIVAMSVNNRNGNLVASFPVEDADQIMLVTDKGQLIRCPVEGIRIAGRSTQGVIVFDTAEDEHVVSVEHITEEAESGNGENGESNGE, encoded by the coding sequence TTGGCCGACGACGACAACAAGAAGCCCGGCGACGAGCCGGAGCGCTCGGATATTCGCCCCGTCTCCATCTTCGAGGAGATGAAGAAGTCCTACCTCGATTACGCCATGAGCGTGATCGTGGCGCGTGCGTTGCCTGATGCCCGCGACGGTCTGAAGCCGGTGCATCGCCGCATCCTGTACTCGATGCACGAGCAGGGCCACACGCCCGACAAGAAGTACGTGAAGTCCGCCCGCGTGGTCGGCGACGTCATCGGTAAGTATCATCCGCACGGCGACCAGTCGATTTACGATGCGATGGTCCGCATGGCGCAGGACTTCTCGATGCGCGTGCCGCTGATCGACGGCCAGGGCAATTTCGGCTCGGTCGACGGCGATCCGCCTGCCGCCTATCGTTATACCGAAGCGCGACTGACCAAGTCGGCGCTGGCCCTGCTGGCCGACATCGACAAGGACACCGTCGACTTTCAGCCGAACTACGACAACAACGAAACTGAGCCGTCGGTCCTTCCGGCCAAGTTCCCGAACCTTCTGGTCAACGGCGCCGGCGGCATCGCGGTCGGCATGGCCACGAACATTCCGCCGCACAATCTCGGCGAGGTCATCGATGCCTGCGTGGCGCTGATCGACAATCCCGCGCTCACCATCGACGAACTGACCAACATCGTTCCGGGACCGGATTTTCCGACCGGCGGCATCATTCTCGGACGGGCGGGCATCCGCGCTGCCTATCACCTCGGCCGCGGCTCGATCGTCATGCGTGGCAAGGTTGCGATCGAGACCATCCGCAAGGAGCGCGAGGCGCTCATCATCACCGAGATCCCCTACCAGGTGAACAAGGCGACGATGGTCGAGCGCATCGCCGAGCTGGTCAAGGAAAAGAAGATCGAGGGCATCGGCGACCTGCGCGATGAATCGGACCGCGACGGCTATCGCGTCGTCATCGAGTTGAAACGCGACGCCGTGCCGGACGTGGTGCTGAACCAGCTGTACAGATTCACGCCGCTGCAGACGAGCTTCGGCGTCAACATGGTGGCGCTCGACAGTGGCCGTCCGCGGATCATGCATCTGAAGGACCTGCTGGCCATCTTCGTCGACTTCCGTGAGCGGGTCGTCACACGGCGCACCAAGTACCTGCTCGCCAAGGCCCGCGATCGCGCTCATATCCTAGTCGGTCTGGCGATCGCGGTCGCCAATATCGACGAGATGATCCGCGTCATCCGCACCTCACCCGACCCGACCACCGCCCGCGACACCTTGATGTCGCGCGACTGGCCGGCCCGGGACGTCGAGGACATGCTGACGCTGATCGACGATCCGCGCCACCGCATCAGCGAGGACGGCACGATCCGGCTGTCGATGGAACAGGCGAGGGCCATTCTCGACCTGCGCCTTCAGCGCCTCACCGCGCTCGGCCGTGACGAGATCGGCGATGAACTCTCCAAGCTCGCCGTGGAGATCAGCGACTATCTCGACATTCTGCGCTCGCGCGCCCGCGTCCTGGACATCGTCAAGACCGAGCTCGCCGAGGTGAGGGCGGAGTTCGCCACGCCGCGCAAGACCGTCATCATGGAGCAGGAAGGCGAGGTCGAGGACGAGGACCTGATCCAGCGCGAGGACATGGTCGTCACCGTCTCGCACGCCGGCTACGTCAAGCGCGTGCCGCTGTCGGCCTATCGGGCGCAGCGCCGCGGCGGCAAGGGCCGCGCCGGCATGCAGACCCGCGACGAGGATTTCGTCAGCCGCCTGTTCGTGGCCTCCACGCATACGCCGGTGCTGTTCTTCTCGTCCCGCGGCCAGGTCTACAAGGAGAAGGTCTGGCGGCTGCCGATGGCAGCTCCCAACGCGCGCGGCAAGGCGTTGATCAACATCCTGCCGCTGGAGCAGGGCGAGCGCATCACCACCATCATGCCGCTGCCCGAGGACGAATCGACCTGGGGCAACCTCGACGTGATGTTCGCCACCACCGGCGGCAATGTCCGCCGCAACAAGCTGTCCGACTTCGTCGATGTCCGCCGCTCCGGCATCATCGCCATGAAGCTCGACGACAATGAAGCGATCGTCGACGTGCAGATCTGCACCGAGCGTGACGACGTGTTGCTGACCGGTGCGGGCGGCCAGTGCATCCGTTTCCCCGTCACCGACGTGCGCGTGTTCACCGGGCGCACCTCGATGGGCGTGCGCGGCATTGCGCTTGGCGACGGCGACAAGGTGATCTCGCTGGCGATCCTGCGCCATGTCGAGACGTCTTCGGACGAACGCTCGGCTTATCTGAAGATGCGCCGCGCGGTCGCCGGCGAGGCTGCGGCCGAGGAGCCGGCAGTGGATGCCGAGGCCGAGGAGACGTCCGGCAGCTTCCAGCTCTCGCAGGAGCGCTATATCGAGATGTCGGCGGCCGAGCAGGTGGTGCTGACCGTTTCCGTCAACGGCTTCGGCAAGCGGACCTCGTCCTACGAGTACCGCACCACCGGCCGCGGCGGCAAAGGCATCGTCGCCATGAGCGTCAACAACCGCAACGGCAACCTCGTAGCATCCTTCCCGGTGGAGGACGCCGACCAGATCATGCTCGTCACCGACAAGGGCCAGCTGATCCGCTGCCCGGTCGAGGGCATCCGCATCGCCGGCCGCTCGACCCAGGGCGTGATCGTGTTCGATACCGCGGAGGACGAACATGTCGTCTCGGTCGAGCACATCACGGAAGAGGCCGAGAGCGGCAACGGCGAGAATGGGGAGTCAAACGGAGAGTGA
- a CDS encoding DUF2306 domain-containing protein, whose protein sequence is MSLAPLLDAAPAIPLHAFAAMAAFVLGLVQFAAPKGRLPHRTLGWIWVALMTTVAASSFWIHQIRLVGPFSPIHLLSIFTLVMLPLAVWRAHTHRVTDHRRIMILLFTGALVVAGLFTLVPGRIMHRVIFGA, encoded by the coding sequence ATGAGCCTCGCGCCGCTGCTTGACGCCGCTCCGGCGATCCCGCTGCACGCCTTCGCGGCGATGGCGGCGTTCGTGCTCGGCCTCGTCCAGTTCGCAGCCCCCAAGGGCAGGCTGCCGCACCGGACGCTCGGCTGGATCTGGGTGGCGCTGATGACGACGGTGGCTGCCTCGTCGTTCTGGATCCACCAGATCCGCTTGGTCGGGCCGTTCAGCCCGATCCATCTGTTGTCGATCTTCACGCTGGTGATGCTGCCGCTCGCGGTGTGGCGGGCGCACACCCATCGCGTCACCGATCACCGGCGCATCATGATCCTGCTGTTCACTGGCGCGTTGGTGGTGGCGGGGCTGTTCACGCTGGTGCCCGGACGCATCATGCACCGGGTGATTTTCGGGGCGTGA
- a CDS encoding potassium transporter Kup, translated as MTMGALGVVYGDIGTSPLYALKEAAKAVAQGATVTPEAVLGVASLILWALLLIISLKYALLILRADNRGEGGIVALLALLHARHAQPGTWRAHLLVVGLVGAALLYGDGAITPAISVLSAIEGLKVDAPSLAPVVVPVTIAILVGLFMMQKQGTGFIGRIFGPVMLAWFIVLAALGIHGIVKAPAVLAALSPLYAFDFLIHQDFHVSFAILGAAFLAVTGGEAMYADMGHFGRFPIRLAWFAICLPALVLNYFGQAALLITDPSMIENPFFQLCPDFLHYPLVAFSAVATVIASQAIISGVFSLTQQSIQLGFLPRMQIRHTTSDAIGQIYVPLVNWLLAAATLGAVLSFGTSDALAGAYGIAVSLLMAITTLLAALVAIQWGYSPWLVVAVNGFFFVIDVIFFSANSIKLFEGGWFPLLLAAIVAFLMMTWRSGVKLVEAARGKLRQPEEDLIETAVNKCSARLPGTAVFLASAPNGVPLALTQFVKHNHVLHERVILVTVLIEELPHVADQDRAELIEIIPGITRVILHYGFMQNPTIYEGLTLACRQGQLPGIDLSDITYYVGRETIIPSEDIPGMWVWREGLFAFLQRNAERSAAFFGVPTKQVVEFGTELEI; from the coding sequence ATGACCATGGGCGCCCTGGGGGTGGTCTATGGCGATATCGGCACCAGCCCCCTCTATGCCCTGAAGGAAGCTGCCAAGGCGGTCGCCCAAGGTGCGACGGTGACCCCCGAAGCTGTCCTGGGGGTTGCCTCGCTGATCCTCTGGGCGCTGCTGCTGATCATCTCGTTGAAGTATGCGTTGCTGATCCTGCGCGCGGACAACCGCGGCGAAGGCGGCATCGTCGCGCTGCTGGCGCTGCTGCATGCCCGCCATGCCCAACCCGGGACCTGGCGTGCCCATCTTCTCGTCGTCGGCCTCGTCGGCGCCGCCCTGCTCTATGGCGACGGCGCCATCACACCGGCAATCTCGGTTCTATCAGCCATCGAAGGCCTCAAGGTGGATGCGCCTTCGCTCGCGCCCGTGGTCGTGCCCGTGACCATCGCCATTCTGGTCGGCCTGTTCATGATGCAAAAGCAGGGCACCGGCTTCATCGGCCGCATCTTCGGCCCGGTGATGCTGGCCTGGTTCATCGTGCTGGCCGCGCTCGGCATCCACGGCATCGTCAAGGCGCCGGCCGTGCTGGCGGCGCTGAGCCCGCTCTATGCCTTCGACTTCCTGATCCACCAGGATTTTCACGTCTCCTTTGCGATCCTCGGTGCGGCCTTCCTGGCGGTGACCGGCGGCGAGGCCATGTATGCCGACATGGGGCATTTCGGCCGCTTCCCGATCCGGCTCGCCTGGTTCGCCATCTGCCTGCCCGCGCTGGTGCTGAATTATTTCGGCCAGGCCGCGCTGTTGATCACCGATCCCAGCATGATCGAGAACCCGTTCTTCCAGCTTTGCCCTGATTTCCTGCACTATCCGCTGGTCGCCTTCTCGGCAGTCGCCACCGTGATCGCTTCGCAGGCGATCATCTCCGGCGTGTTCTCGCTGACGCAGCAGTCGATCCAGCTCGGCTTCCTGCCGCGCATGCAGATCCGCCACACCACCAGCGACGCAATCGGCCAGATCTACGTGCCGCTGGTGAACTGGCTGCTCGCCGCTGCAACGCTCGGCGCGGTCCTGAGCTTCGGCACCTCGGATGCGCTGGCCGGCGCTTACGGCATCGCAGTGTCACTCCTGATGGCGATCACCACGCTGCTCGCCGCCCTGGTTGCAATCCAGTGGGGCTATTCGCCGTGGCTCGTGGTGGCCGTGAACGGCTTCTTCTTCGTGATCGACGTGATCTTCTTCTCGGCCAACTCGATCAAGCTGTTCGAAGGCGGCTGGTTTCCGCTGCTGCTCGCCGCCATCGTCGCCTTCCTGATGATGACCTGGCGCAGCGGCGTGAAGCTGGTTGAGGCCGCGCGCGGCAAGCTGCGCCAGCCCGAGGAAGACCTGATCGAGACAGCCGTCAACAAATGCAGCGCGCGCCTGCCCGGCACTGCCGTATTCCTGGCGTCCGCACCGAATGGCGTGCCGCTCGCGCTGACGCAATTCGTCAAGCACAACCACGTGCTGCACGAACGCGTCATTCTCGTCACCGTGCTGATCGAGGAGTTGCCTCACGTTGCCGACCAGGACCGCGCCGAGTTGATCGAGATCATTCCCGGCATCACCCGCGTGATCCTGCATTACGGCTTCATGCAGAATCCGACGATCTATGAGGGACTAACGCTCGCCTGCCGCCAGGGCCAGTTGCCCGGCATCGACCTCTCCGACATCACCTATTATGTCGGCCGCGAGACCATCATCCCGAGCGAGGACATTCCGGGCATGTGGGTCTGGCGCGAAGGCCTGTTCGCCTTCCTCCAGCGCAACGCCGAGCGCTCGGCCGCGTTCTTCGGTGTGCCGACCAAGCAGGTGGTGGAGTTCGGGACGGAGCTGGAGATCTAG
- a CDS encoding single-stranded DNA-binding protein, whose protein sequence is MAGSVNKVILVGNLGKDPEIRRTQDGRPIANLSIATSETWRDKNSGERKEKTEWHRVVIFSEPLCKIVEQYLKKGAKVYIEGALQTRKWTDQSGVEKYSTEVVLQGFNSTLTMLDGRSGGGGGNFADEPGGDFGSSGPVSSAPRRPVAAGGGGGRNDMDDDIPF, encoded by the coding sequence ATGGCGGGAAGCGTCAACAAGGTCATTCTGGTTGGAAATCTCGGCAAGGATCCGGAAATCCGCCGCACCCAGGACGGGCGGCCGATCGCAAATTTGAGCATCGCCACCTCGGAGACCTGGCGCGACAAGAATAGTGGCGAGCGCAAGGAAAAGACCGAGTGGCATCGGGTCGTGATCTTCAGCGAACCGCTCTGCAAGATCGTCGAGCAGTACTTGAAGAAGGGCGCCAAGGTTTATATCGAGGGCGCGCTCCAAACCCGCAAATGGACCGACCAGAGCGGTGTCGAGAAGTACTCCACCGAAGTCGTGCTCCAGGGCTTCAACTCGACGCTGACGATGCTCGATGGCCGCAGCGGCGGAGGAGGCGGTAACTTCGCCGATGAGCCGGGCGGCGATTTCGGCTCGTCGGGTCCGGTCAGCAGCGCACCGCGCCGTCCCGTGGCCGCCGGCGGCGGCGGCGGTCGCAACGACATGGACGACGACATCCCGTTCTGA
- a CDS encoding outer membrane protein has product MKKILFATIGIVALGLSAPASAADLATRPYTKAPAPMVATIYDWSGFYIGINGGGGSSHKCWDNVVLGGGAFVGGEGCHNATGGTVGGQVGYRWQSANWVFGLEGQGNWADFSGDNVSVLFPAQRNRTKIDAFGLITGQVGYAWNNVLFYVKGGGAVVADKYNIYTAPGFAGAGTLLASAKDNRWGGTVGAGLEFGFAPNWTVGVEYDHIFLGGRTLTLNAPGGGAFQSDHISQNVDMGLVRLNYRFGGPVIARY; this is encoded by the coding sequence ATGAAGAAAATTCTGTTCGCTACAATCGGTATCGTTGCGTTGGGCCTGTCTGCACCTGCGAGTGCAGCGGATCTCGCAACACGTCCTTACACCAAGGCGCCGGCGCCGATGGTCGCCACCATCTATGACTGGAGTGGCTTCTACATCGGCATCAATGGCGGTGGCGGATCGAGCCACAAATGCTGGGACAATGTTGTGCTCGGCGGCGGTGCGTTCGTAGGCGGCGAAGGCTGCCACAACGCCACCGGCGGCACGGTCGGTGGCCAGGTCGGCTACCGCTGGCAGTCCGCCAACTGGGTGTTCGGCCTTGAGGGCCAGGGCAACTGGGCCGACTTCTCCGGCGACAATGTCAGCGTTCTCTTTCCGGCCCAGCGCAACCGCACGAAGATCGACGCCTTCGGCTTGATCACGGGTCAGGTCGGCTATGCCTGGAACAACGTGCTGTTCTACGTGAAGGGCGGCGGCGCCGTGGTCGCCGACAAGTACAACATCTACACCGCGCCCGGCTTCGCCGGTGCCGGCACCCTGCTCGCTTCCGCCAAGGACAACCGCTGGGGTGGCACGGTCGGAGCCGGCCTCGAGTTCGGCTTTGCGCCGAACTGGACAGTCGGCGTCGAGTACGACCACATCTTCCTGGGCGGTCGGACCCTCACACTCAACGCGCCGGGCGGGGGGGCATTCCAGAGCGATCACATCAGCCAGAACGTCGACATGGGCCTCGTCCGCCTCAACTATCGCTTTGGCGGCCCGGTGATCGCCAGGTACTAA
- the uvrA gene encoding excinuclease ABC subunit UvrA: MDEVIKAKRQQQNAGSSLRAITIRGAREHNLKNIDVEIPRDKLVVFTGLSGSGKSSLAFDTIYAEGQRRYVESLSAYARQFLEMMQKPDVDQIDGLSPAISIEQKTTSKNPRSTVGTVTEIYDYMRLLWARVGVPYSPATGLPIESQTVSQMVDRVLALPEGTRLYLLAPVVRGRKGEYRKELAEWLKKGFQRVKIDGTFHELAEAPALDKKFPHDIDVVVDRIVVRADIGQRLAESFETALKLAEGLAVIEYADAPAAAAPAEEKKKTAKIHDKSGPERMLFSEKFACPVSGFTIPEIEPRLFSFNNPYGACPACGGLGVEQHVDEDLVIPDKELAIGKGAIAPWAKSSSPYYVQTLTALGKHYKFTLTTKWKDLPKKTRDAILHGSGEDEIKFSYEDGVRSYDTKKPFEGVITNINRRYRETESEWAREELAKYFHDVPCGACNGFRLKPEALCVKIGGKHIGEISELSVKGAGAWFETVPEALNTQQNEIAGRILKEIRERLTFLLDVGLNYLTLSRSSGTLSGGESQRIRLASQIGSGLTGVLYVLDEPSIGLHQRDNARLLDTLKRLRDLGNTVIVVEHDEDAILLADYVLDIGPGAGMHGGNIIAEGTPAEIMRNPKSLTGKYLTGELEVEVPERRPPNHRRTIKVVNARGNNLKNVTAEIPLGLFTAVTGVSGGGKSTLLIDTLYKAIARKLNNASEGAAPHDRIEGLEHIDKIIDIDQSPIGRTPRSNPATYTGAFTPIREWFAGLPESKARGYEPGRFSFNVKGGRCEACQGDGVIKIEMHFLPDVYVTCDVCKGKRYNRETLEVLFKGKSIADVLDMTVEEAAEFFKAVPRVRETFQTLHRVGLDYIHVGQQATTLSGGEAQRVKLAKELSKRATGRTLYILDEPTTGLHFHDVKKLLEVLHELVAQGNTVVVIEHNLEVIKTADWVIDLGPEGGDGGGEIVAWGPPEDIVKAQRSYTGKFLAPVLKKAGKPKRRSTSEAAE, from the coding sequence ATGGATGAAGTGATCAAGGCGAAGCGCCAACAGCAGAACGCGGGCTCCAGCCTGCGCGCAATTACGATCCGTGGCGCGCGCGAGCACAATCTCAAGAACATCGACGTCGAGATTCCCCGCGACAAGCTCGTGGTGTTCACCGGCCTGTCCGGCTCCGGCAAATCCTCGCTCGCCTTCGACACCATCTACGCCGAGGGCCAGCGCCGCTATGTCGAGTCGCTCTCGGCCTATGCCCGCCAGTTCCTGGAGATGATGCAGAAGCCGGACGTCGACCAGATCGACGGCCTGTCGCCGGCGATCTCGATCGAGCAAAAGACGACATCGAAGAATCCGCGCTCCACCGTCGGCACCGTGACCGAGATCTACGACTATATGCGCCTGCTCTGGGCGCGCGTCGGCGTGCCCTATTCGCCGGCCACGGGCCTGCCGATCGAAAGCCAGACCGTCTCGCAGATGGTCGACCGCGTGCTGGCGCTGCCCGAGGGCACCCGCCTCTATCTGCTGGCCCCCGTCGTGCGCGGCCGCAAGGGCGAGTACCGGAAAGAGCTCGCCGAATGGCTCAAGAAGGGTTTTCAGCGCGTCAAGATCGACGGCACCTTCCATGAGCTTGCGGAAGCGCCGGCGCTGGACAAGAAATTCCCGCACGACATCGACGTCGTTGTCGACCGCATCGTGGTGCGCGCCGACATCGGCCAGCGGCTCGCCGAAAGCTTCGAGACTGCGCTGAAGCTCGCCGAAGGTCTTGCCGTCATCGAGTACGCCGATGCGCCGGCAGCAGCTGCGCCCGCCGAAGAGAAAAAGAAAACCGCGAAGATCCACGACAAGAGCGGGCCCGAGCGCATGCTGTTCTCGGAAAAATTCGCCTGCCCGGTGTCCGGCTTCACCATCCCCGAGATCGAGCCCAGACTCTTTTCCTTCAACAATCCCTATGGCGCGTGTCCTGCCTGCGGCGGCCTCGGCGTCGAGCAGCATGTCGACGAAGACCTCGTCATCCCCGACAAGGAACTGGCGATCGGCAAGGGCGCGATCGCGCCGTGGGCCAAATCCTCGTCACCCTATTACGTGCAGACGCTGACGGCGCTCGGCAAGCACTACAAATTCACGTTGACCACCAAATGGAAGGATCTGCCGAAGAAGACGCGAGACGCGATCCTCCATGGCTCCGGCGAGGACGAGATCAAGTTCTCTTATGAGGACGGCGTCCGCTCCTACGACACCAAGAAGCCGTTCGAAGGCGTCATCACCAACATCAACCGCCGCTACCGCGAAACGGAAAGCGAGTGGGCGCGCGAAGAGCTGGCAAAATATTTCCACGACGTGCCCTGCGGCGCCTGCAACGGCTTCCGGCTGAAGCCCGAAGCGCTCTGCGTCAAAATCGGCGGCAAGCATATCGGCGAGATCTCCGAGCTGTCCGTGAAGGGCGCCGGCGCGTGGTTCGAGACCGTGCCGGAGGCGCTGAACACGCAACAGAACGAGATTGCGGGGCGCATCCTTAAGGAGATCCGCGAGCGCCTGACCTTCCTGCTCGACGTCGGCCTCAACTATCTGACCCTGTCCCGCTCCTCCGGCACGCTGTCGGGCGGCGAGAGCCAGCGCATCCGGTTGGCCTCGCAGATCGGCTCGGGCCTGACCGGCGTGCTCTACGTACTGGACGAGCCCTCGATCGGCCTGCACCAGCGCGACAATGCGCGCCTGCTCGACACGCTCAAGCGGCTCCGCGACCTCGGCAACACCGTGATCGTGGTCGAGCATGACGAGGACGCCATTCTCCTCGCCGACTACGTCCTCGACATCGGCCCCGGCGCCGGCATGCATGGCGGCAACATCATCGCCGAAGGCACGCCCGCCGAGATCATGCGCAATCCGAAATCGCTCACCGGCAAATATCTCACCGGCGAGCTCGAGGTCGAGGTGCCGGAGCGGCGTCCGCCGAACCACCGCCGCACCATCAAGGTGGTGAATGCGCGTGGCAATAACCTCAAGAACGTCACGGCGGAGATTCCGCTCGGCCTGTTCACCGCCGTCACCGGCGTCTCCGGCGGCGGCAAGTCGACGCTTCTCATCGACACGCTCTACAAGGCCATCGCGCGCAAGCTGAACAATGCCAGCGAAGGCGCAGCGCCGCACGACCGCATCGAGGGCCTCGAGCATATCGACAAGATCATCGACATCGACCAATCGCCGATCGGCCGCACGCCACGCTCGAACCCCGCGACCTACACTGGCGCTTTCACGCCGATCCGCGAATGGTTCGCGGGCCTGCCCGAATCCAAGGCGCGCGGCTACGAACCCGGCCGCTTCTCCTTCAACGTCAAGGGCGGCCGCTGCGAAGCGTGCCAGGGCGATGGCGTCATCAAGATCGAGATGCACTTTTTGCCTGACGTCTACGTCACCTGTGACGTCTGCAAAGGAAAACGCTACAATCGCGAGACGCTGGAGGTCCTGTTCAAGGGCAAGAGCATTGCCGACGTCCTCGACATGACCGTCGAGGAAGCCGCCGAGTTCTTCAAGGCGGTGCCGCGCGTGCGCGAGACCTTCCAGACGCTGCACCGCGTCGGCCTCGACTACATCCATGTCGGCCAGCAGGCCACGACGCTCTCGGGCGGCGAAGCCCAGCGCGTCAAGCTGGCAAAAGAACTGTCAAAGCGCGCCACCGGCCGCACGCTCTACATCCTGGATGAGCCCACGACCGGTCTGCACTTCCACGACGTCAAGAAGCTGCTGGAAGTGCTGCACGAGCTGGTCGCGCAGGGCAACACGGTCGTCGTCATCGAGCACAATCTCGAAGTCATCAAGACCGCCGACTGGGTCATCGATCTCGGTCCCGAAGGCGGCGACGGCGGCGGCGAGATCGTCGCCTGGGGCCCGCCGGAAGACATCGTGAAAGCGCAGCGGAGCTATACGGGCAAGTTTTTGGCGCCAGTGCTGAAGAAGGCGGGGAAGCCGAAGCGAAGGAGCACGAGCGAGGCGGCGGAGTAG